GCGAAAATcacataataataataaacaaCATTTcatgttattttttaacaaaaatacatttttttaaaaacttcaataaatTAGCGTTTTCTCATAACTAAagtatattgatttttcgattcagTTGCATCTTCTCTTAACACTGCACTTAACGAAATGGATAATGTTGTCTCTGAAGAGTATGTAGCAATCCAGTCAAATCCAGTCATTAACATTGCAAGTCGTATTGGTCCATAAACTCTATGAGTGTTGAATATCACTGCATCAAGTCCAAATGGTAGCCCCAAAAACAGTAAACCTCCAGGTTTCAAGGCACatcgtattttttgaatttctcttaAATCTCCATATGGATCAATTGGTTCACCATATTGACCTAATCCAATATATTCTATTGATGAAAATGCCGCTGCAAAATCAAAACTCtcggaataatttttgaaattcatcgCAAATTCAACAGGTGTTATTGAATAAACTCGATCTCTGAATCGTTCTTCAATGTCTAACTTGTTGTGCTCAATTGTCAAAATATTACTTGCTCCTGAAAATCAAACTAATTATAGTAATGTGGAAAATTACTTACCATGTTGTAAAGAAAGCACCTCGACCCATGGTATCAAGCTTCCAACAATTACACCGTTTTTATCGTTTAATTCATGTTGTTTCATTGCATAATGTAGTGAAACTAAAATTGTTATGttctttaaaaactaatttcattAAAACTAACTAACCTCCATCAAAACTAAAACTCAAAGctcctaaaatttcagagttccAAGTCATAAGCTCTGATAATATATCCCATTTTGCAGGTTTTTGTCTTCTTGAATTGTTTcgataattctgaaaataatattttaaatctgaaCATTTATTTGTGCTCGTTACATAGACTAATGTGGAATAATTGTTCATAGTCATTTGATATTGCATCTCTGGTGTTAACCTTCGTGGAGGTGGTTCCATGCTTTGTTTACTGAAAGTTAAATTCCAATTCGTATAtatctggaaaatatgaaaatgactTTTAAGATTTCAATAATAATACCTGATCACAAGTTGGTTCCTGTATAAATCGAAGAGTGGGAATCGGAGATGTAACTTGTACAACTTCGTATCCATTTTCTGTGTATAAACCGTTTTCCAGTTCTTCTAGCGTCACATCTTCCTGGTagatattttttcttcgaattttagTGTTCCGCAGTCTTTCCTTCAACTTCGATATTCCGTTTGTTGGAGGAAAATCATACCTAGAATTGAAccaatatttaaatattcaatgGAAACAATCATAACAAACCACATAGCAAACAAGTAAAACACAGTTGCAACGCTTAGAAGATAAAGTAAAGGGTTTGAGCGAAGTCGTGGCATTTGTGAACGCAAACATATTAGAATAATAAATTCTAAATGGGTGCTAGAGCGAAAAGATTAAGATCACGAGTGAAAACTCTAGTTGGATTACAGAACAAACAAGTAATCGTTGAACTGTGTAAAATGTGTCGTAATTGCAGCAATTACAATATTCTTGTTTATGACAAGATAAGTTGAAAATATCATCTAGTTTATTCATTGTTAACTCATTAGGTGAATTAAATATTATGGGTGTCAATAAGTTTCGGGTCAAAcgcacattttttgttgaaaatagatttttatgaaaattcgtCAATGtatattatcaattttgaactttgctttgaaattattttcaatatttcctgATAACCTGACGTTTCCCAAGCAGAAGCCATTTTTCAGtcacctttttttcaaaattatgcacttaaaaatatagaaattggGATGCGATTTTATGCCAAACTCAAGttatgtctgaaaatattatttattcgtaagatttttgaaatttcctcaaattcacaaaaaaaacacttgcAACAAAATAGTTATGATTTTGACCGGGAACTCATTACCACGACtgatataaattcaaaaatttaagattttttgaataagaaaaatgtaagaaaaattCGTATTAATTAATGTGTGAAATTTCACACATTCTTGgtgaaaatcaacattttgagttttgtatatttagaaagttagtatttttttccaataaggAACATTATTACTTTGTCAATTCTGCAAATAAATAGAATGCCCCCTGGCAGATTCTCCCctaattttccgttttctgaGTACGTTTTATTAGAACTAGTAGGACAGGGACGTCCTGACTTTGAGAAACATAATCCCAAGGTACGATGCATGTGttctattgtttttgtttcaagaaTTCACATGATTTCGTGTCAACCAGGGATTAACCAATCATTTatgttgttttattttcacatttttgccGTGTGTCTCTGTTGTCTGGGACCTTCAAATCTCAAgtgtttttcggtttttgcaAAGAGCTTCTAATACAAACTATTTGGCTCGGTCAGTGTGGTCGGTTTGTCCCAACAAACAGACACACATGCTCAcaaatcttcttcttttttctttcctccCCCAGTCAAATTAGATTCCAATTTTCCTAACAAGTCATGATTCTGGTAAAATAGAGAATTCTTtgacttttgaatttcttcgtttccttccattttttagttttttgtaactttcatACTACgttcgttttctttttatatacgctttttcagaaataatggCTAGCAGTGGAGGTGAATGGCTTTCAATAGAGGATCTCATGGAAAAGATAAGCAACAAATCAGCTCAAGAGCGTAGGGtgagttttttcttctgaataaaaaaacaaaaaaaaagctttaaaaagtGGCACTACTATCAAGTTACATTCATCATCGAATCGAAAAGAAAAGGGACTCTAAAAGCTGGTGGAGGGTCTGGTGGTAGCTCTCAGATTTTATGAGCTCGTGCTGACTGGAGGGCATCTGTTTTCTTGCTGCGACATTGACGTTTTGTATCTAGACGATTGCATATTTCAACTATTCTtatacttttttctattttgaataATAGGTACAGataaaaaagtctgaaaagtTCATCGTGataatttttgctttaaaatttgtcTGACAATTCTGATAATTATCTGATAATTAGAATTGTGATCAGATAGTTTAGTTTCATTGAACAAGCTTCAATTCTATTCTGATCTCTATAGACACATTTTGTTTGGTTAAAGTTAATTTTACTTTTGTTTATCTAAATACTATCAAAAGACGTCAAAGGTTAGATCACAATGATTTTTGACCATATATGGAAAGTTTGGTCCGTCAAAGAAGTTTCTTTCGGAAATTGTATTGTCGGAGAatttcgtctttttttctggttcactcacttcaattttatcatcatttttgtggatgtctgcatttttttttccagttttccatTATTAGTAATCGTTCATAGAAAATtctaagatttaaaaaatgaactcGTGATGCATCCGGGGTTTTCATCGTCTTCtcgttccaaaaaaaacgttcatttGCTCTTTGTCATTCCGCCGGCAGAcgcttctcatttttcttcgtttctcCATTCTCTCCATCTCACTTCGAGCCCGTCAGGCATtcgaatcaaatttttattcttgtTGGAAAGGGGAGAAAAGAGAAAGTGGGAAAGGCGTGAGAATCGATTCGGAAAAGggtggaaaaaagaagaacaaggGCGGAAGGATGGAAAAGAAGTGGTTGGGGAGGATGAAAAAGGAGGATGAAAAGAGAAGAAACCCTTCACACAAGAGCAGGGGGCCTCTCTATACTTGCACAACTCATCCTTTTGTGCATTTATGTATTCTCGATGATCTTTGTCACCTTTACCCATTCAAAAACTGTTGAGAGCttaaaatctggaaatctcccaattttctgatttatatGTCTGATTAAAACATACAATTTTATGCTAATTTTCCTATTATTCTTcatgttcaaaaacttttggaaattttaaacttcaaagAATTATAATCAATTACATTGTAACTTTTATAACATTTATGTAATTATTGATTAAGTTTTGCagctaataaataaataaataaacctGTTCAAGACCATAAATTGAAGTAAAAATACAGTTGCCAG
This is a stretch of genomic DNA from Caenorhabditis elegans chromosome V. It encodes these proteins:
- the F32D8.8 gene encoding Methyltransferase type 11 domain-containing protein (Partially confirmed by transcript evidence) gives rise to the protein MPRLRSNPLLYLLSVATVFYLFAMWYDFPPTNGISKLKERLRNTKIRRKNIYQEDVTLEELENGLYTENGYEVVQVTSPIPTLRFIQEPTCDQIYTNWNLTFSKQSMEPPPRRLTPEMQYQMTMNNYSTLVYNYRNNSRRQKPAKWDILSELMTWNSEILGALSFSFDGVSLHYAMKQHELNDKNGVIVGSLIPWVEVLSLQHGASNILTIEHNKLDIEERFRDRVYSITPVEFAMNFKNYSESFDFAAAFSSIEYIGLGQYGEPIDPYGDLREIQKIRCALKPGGLLFLGLPFGLDAVIFNTHRVYGPIRLAMLMTGFDWIATYSSETTLSISLSAVLREDATESKNQYTLVMRKR